One Coraliomargarita parva DNA segment encodes these proteins:
- a CDS encoding cupin domain-containing protein codes for MKAKLFLLLLFPLALFAADDHGTVKVEILEQSDAMWNGKKLPAYPKEDPEVSVVKVTIPPHTKLKWHKHPCINAGYLISGELLVTAEGGETKQLKAGDALIELVDTWHYGETVGDSAAEIVVVYVGVKGMPLSIGKPVE; via the coding sequence ATGAAAGCCAAATTGTTTCTCCTCCTGCTCTTTCCATTAGCATTGTTCGCAGCCGACGACCACGGAACGGTAAAGGTCGAGATCCTCGAGCAATCGGATGCCATGTGGAACGGGAAAAAGCTGCCGGCCTATCCTAAAGAGGATCCCGAAGTCAGCGTGGTCAAGGTGACGATTCCGCCGCATACCAAGCTCAAATGGCACAAGCACCCCTGTATCAACGCGGGCTACCTGATCTCCGGGGAATTGCTGGTCACGGCTGAGGGGGGCGAAACGAAGCAGCTGAAGGCGGGCGACGCGCTCATCGAGCTGGTCGATACCTGGCACTACGGGGAGACGGTCGGCGATTCGGCGGCGGAAATCGTGGTCGTGTATGTCGGTGTGAAAGGCATGCCTTTGTCGATCGGCAAGCCGGTGGAATGA
- a CDS encoding class I SAM-dependent methyltransferase, whose amino-acid sequence MPTAEDIHAGQAVYTQGTLRLYDWFVLGLSNHWLWRCPTNKLLEFYNSQISSNHLDVGVGTGYFLDHCRFPAPRPRVALMDLNLECLTATRQRIERYAPEIHQTNVLEPIREKPRPFDSIGLNYLLHCLPGSIEEKAVAFDHLNACLAPDGHVFGSTLLHHGIPRNWAARRLMGIYNRKGIFTNTADSLDGLKAALDQRYARWSVETIGCAALFQASQSK is encoded by the coding sequence ATGCCCACAGCCGAAGACATTCACGCCGGACAGGCCGTCTACACCCAAGGAACCCTCCGTCTCTACGACTGGTTCGTGCTCGGCCTGTCCAATCACTGGCTTTGGCGCTGCCCAACGAACAAACTGTTGGAATTCTACAATTCGCAGATCAGCAGCAACCACCTGGATGTCGGGGTGGGCACAGGCTACTTTCTCGATCATTGCCGTTTTCCAGCGCCACGCCCGCGGGTCGCACTGATGGATTTGAACCTTGAATGCCTGACAGCCACCCGGCAACGCATTGAGCGCTATGCGCCCGAGATCCACCAAACCAATGTCCTCGAACCCATCCGGGAAAAGCCCCGGCCTTTCGACTCCATCGGCCTGAATTACCTGCTCCACTGCCTGCCCGGGAGCATTGAGGAAAAGGCTGTTGCTTTCGACCATCTGAATGCCTGCCTCGCTCCGGATGGCCATGTCTTCGGTAGCACCTTGCTACATCATGGAATCCCCCGGAACTGGGCCGCACGAAGATTGATGGGCATCTACAACCGGAAAGGAATTTTCACAAACACGGCTGACAGCCTGGACGGACTAAAAGCCGCCCTGGATCAGCGCTATGCCCGATGGTCGGTTGAAACAATTGGCTGCGCCGCCCTCTTCCAAGCCAGTCAATCGAAGTAG
- the purB gene encoding adenylosuccinate lyase, with amino-acid sequence MDNIPNVLAGRYASKAMRAVWSAEGRIALERDYWIAVLRAQKELGLDVPQEAIDAYERVKGQIDLDSINKREAITRHDVKARIEEFCDLAGYEHIHKGLTSRDLTENVEQLQIIRGLEIIRTKTIAALLKLADRAEQWKELVITARTHNVPAQPTTFGKRLAMFGEDLLCAARELDRIIDNYPVRGLKGPVGTQMDLLTLFGGDREKVASLEDSILDHLGVGAALDTVGQVYPRGLDFEVVSIFVRLASGPSSFSKTLRIMAGHELASEGFAKGQVGSSAMPHKMNSRSCERINGFAAILKGYLTMAAELAGDQWNEGDVSCSVVRRVFLPDSFYAVDGMLDTFLTILKQMEVYPAVIDQENQRYGPFLATTTLLMEAVKAGAGREAAHEAIKEHAVQAVRDLRSGAIQKNDMVERLAADNRLGLPAETLAQLVEEAQAMTGMAREQVENFCAAVREDAQNFPEAAGYEPGAIL; translated from the coding sequence ATGGACAACATACCGAATGTTCTCGCGGGGCGTTACGCCTCGAAAGCCATGCGCGCCGTTTGGAGCGCCGAAGGCCGTATCGCGCTGGAGCGCGACTACTGGATCGCGGTGCTGCGTGCGCAAAAAGAACTCGGCCTGGATGTGCCGCAGGAGGCGATCGATGCCTACGAGCGGGTCAAAGGGCAGATCGACCTCGACTCGATCAACAAGCGCGAGGCGATTACGCGCCACGATGTAAAAGCGCGGATTGAAGAGTTTTGTGACCTCGCCGGGTATGAACACATTCACAAAGGTCTGACCAGTCGTGACTTAACGGAGAATGTGGAGCAGCTGCAAATTATCCGCGGCCTCGAGATTATTCGCACCAAGACGATCGCTGCGCTCCTCAAGCTCGCCGACCGTGCGGAGCAGTGGAAGGAGCTTGTGATCACCGCCCGTACCCACAACGTGCCGGCTCAGCCGACGACTTTCGGCAAGCGCTTGGCCATGTTTGGTGAAGATTTGCTCTGTGCGGCCCGCGAGCTCGACCGCATTATCGACAACTATCCGGTACGTGGCCTGAAGGGGCCGGTGGGCACCCAAATGGACCTCTTGACGCTCTTCGGCGGCGACCGCGAAAAGGTGGCTTCGTTGGAGGACAGCATCCTTGATCACCTGGGTGTGGGCGCCGCGCTCGATACGGTTGGTCAGGTTTACCCGCGCGGTTTGGACTTCGAGGTGGTCTCCATTTTCGTTCGCCTCGCTTCCGGTCCGTCCAGCTTTTCCAAGACGCTGCGCATCATGGCCGGCCACGAGCTGGCCAGCGAAGGCTTTGCCAAGGGGCAGGTCGGCTCCTCCGCGATGCCGCACAAGATGAACAGCCGCAGCTGCGAGCGCATCAACGGTTTTGCCGCCATCCTCAAGGGCTACCTGACGATGGCCGCCGAATTGGCCGGGGACCAGTGGAATGAGGGGGATGTGTCCTGTTCCGTGGTGCGCCGTGTCTTTTTGCCGGACAGCTTTTATGCGGTCGATGGCATGCTGGATACCTTCCTGACCATCTTGAAGCAGATGGAAGTCTATCCGGCTGTGATTGATCAGGAAAACCAGCGTTACGGTCCCTTCCTCGCCACCACTACGCTCCTGATGGAAGCGGTCAAGGCAGGCGCCGGGCGTGAAGCCGCCCACGAGGCGATCAAGGAGCATGCGGTCCAGGCCGTGCGTGACTTGCGCAGCGGGGCGATCCAGAAGAACGACATGGTCGAGCGTCTGGCCGCGGATAACCGGCTGGGACTTCCGGCCGAGACCCTTGCCCAACTGGTCGAGGAGGCCCAGGCCATGACGGGAATGGCCCGCGAGCAGGTTGAAAACTTCTGCGCCGCGGTCCGTGAAGACGCGCAAAACTTTCCGGAAGCAGCGGGCTATGAGCCGGGCGCGATCCTTTAA
- a CDS encoding 6-phosphofructokinase yields the protein MSQELEGNCLVAQSGGPTSVINASLAGVVTEALNHECIEEIYGGLNGVLGILNEQLVDLAAESQQNIRGLRYTPGAALGTCRYKLRKQSDFDRVLEVFEAHNIRYFFYAGGNDSQDTADKISKLAQERGYELRVIGIPKTIDNDLVTTDHTPGYGSVIKYIATTVKEIACDNAAMGQHDLVQIIEVMGRSAGWIAAGAALAKRRDDPNAAPHLIYLPEVAFSPEKYLADVQRVLQKEKYCVVVVGEGLVDGDGNYVSTDSAGADAFGHSQLGGAGEYLRGLAEESLGVKARSIKLGMAQRAAVHCSSQADNDEAFMAGQAAVKAAMAGETDKMVTLLRGDTDSYTCETGLAPLAEIANGVKKLPETWINEDGVSMNYNFYKYALPLIQGEVQVPYDNGVPALIQLKKDKIERKLAPHVFE from the coding sequence ATGTCCCAAGAACTTGAAGGAAACTGCCTCGTCGCCCAATCGGGCGGCCCCACCTCAGTCATCAATGCCAGCTTGGCTGGTGTCGTGACCGAAGCGCTGAATCACGAGTGCATCGAAGAAATTTACGGCGGTCTCAACGGCGTGCTGGGAATTCTCAACGAGCAGCTGGTCGACCTGGCTGCCGAGTCCCAGCAAAATATCCGTGGCCTGCGCTACACCCCGGGCGCTGCTCTGGGCACCTGCCGCTACAAGCTTAGGAAGCAATCCGATTTTGACCGTGTCCTCGAGGTCTTCGAGGCACACAACATCCGCTATTTCTTCTACGCCGGCGGTAACGATTCGCAGGATACGGCCGATAAGATCTCCAAGCTCGCTCAAGAACGCGGCTACGAGCTCCGTGTCATCGGTATTCCCAAGACCATCGACAACGACCTGGTGACGACCGACCACACTCCGGGCTACGGCAGTGTGATCAAGTACATCGCCACGACCGTCAAGGAAATCGCCTGTGACAATGCCGCCATGGGCCAGCACGACCTCGTTCAAATCATCGAAGTCATGGGCCGCAGCGCCGGTTGGATCGCCGCGGGTGCCGCACTGGCCAAGCGCCGTGACGATCCCAATGCCGCGCCACACTTGATTTACCTGCCGGAAGTCGCCTTCTCCCCCGAGAAGTATCTGGCGGATGTCCAGCGTGTGCTTCAAAAGGAGAAGTACTGCGTGGTTGTGGTGGGCGAAGGTCTGGTTGACGGCGACGGCAATTACGTTTCCACCGACAGTGCCGGTGCCGATGCCTTCGGTCACTCCCAGTTGGGCGGGGCCGGCGAATACCTGCGTGGCCTGGCCGAGGAAAGCCTCGGTGTGAAAGCCCGTTCGATCAAGCTGGGCATGGCTCAACGTGCCGCCGTGCACTGCTCGTCCCAAGCAGACAATGACGAAGCCTTTATGGCCGGACAAGCTGCCGTCAAGGCTGCCATGGCCGGTGAGACCGACAAGATGGTGACCCTGCTCCGTGGTGACACCGACAGCTACACCTGTGAGACCGGTCTGGCCCCGCTTGCCGAAATCGCCAATGGCGTGAAGAAGCTGCCCGAGACCTGGATCAACGAAGACGGTGTGAGCATGAACTACAACTTCTACAAGTATGCGCTGCCTCTCATCCAGGGCGAGGTTCAGGTGCCCTACGACAACGGTGTTCCGGCTCTGATCCAGCTCAAGAAGGATAAGATCGAGCGCAAATTGGCGCCTCATGTCTTCGAGTAA
- a CDS encoding tetratricopeptide repeat protein: MNLKRHLLVVSLAFGTAISCFAGDKEDWESLAEHGDTRAMISLGIMYHTADGVAQDYSIALDWYLKAYEKHDGDALNNIGVLFRDGLGVSRNKKVAYLLFLAVHMEGLGTEATQYRAGRNLGRLGQSLSREEIYEALSYTWDYVDQIVLSRGKNLEIWKDVLPGPERLRIRENHWWLESERENMNFESPAPWNIQAAQPSE, translated from the coding sequence ATGAATCTGAAAAGACACTTGCTCGTTGTGTCCTTGGCTTTTGGGACGGCAATCAGCTGTTTTGCGGGAGATAAGGAGGATTGGGAGTCCCTTGCCGAACATGGAGATACTCGTGCAATGATTTCGCTCGGGATTATGTATCACACAGCAGATGGCGTCGCTCAGGATTATTCGATCGCGCTGGACTGGTATTTAAAAGCTTACGAAAAGCATGATGGTGACGCCCTGAACAATATAGGTGTTTTGTTTCGGGACGGCTTGGGTGTTTCCCGAAACAAAAAAGTGGCATATCTTCTGTTTCTAGCGGTTCACATGGAAGGCCTTGGAACCGAAGCGACCCAATATCGGGCAGGTCGCAATCTGGGGCGCCTTGGTCAGTCGCTTTCACGCGAGGAAATTTACGAGGCACTTTCTTATACCTGGGATTATGTCGATCAGATCGTTCTCAGTCGCGGGAAAAATTTGGAGATTTGGAAAGATGTTTTACCGGGGCCTGAGCGGCTCCGCATCAGGGAGAATCATTGGTGGTTAGAGAGTGAGCGAGAGAATATGAATTTCGAATCACCGGCACCATGGAATATTCAAGCTGC